In Zingiber officinale cultivar Zhangliang chromosome 6A, Zo_v1.1, whole genome shotgun sequence, a single genomic region encodes these proteins:
- the LOC121998355 gene encoding copper transporter 6-like, producing the protein MAMGAGAGGEMGGHDMGMMAPPPASSPAHRMGHGMMHMTFFWGQRAAILFSGWPGDRGLGMYLLALAFVLVLAVLEEALSAASQRFSWRQASGGGSRGPAEALLLTALHAVRLGLAYLVMLALMSFNGGVFLAAVVGHAIGFLFTRSGLLERQAARSGNAQQPPSAKAVTYLHYEFLNSPAISSRPASTEREKLVNSSIHGEGSSWEY; encoded by the exons ATGGCAATGGGAGCCGGCGCCGGCGGGGAGATGGGTGGCCACGACATGGGTATGATGGCGCCTCCGCCAGCTTCATCTCCGGCGCATCGCATGGGCCACGGGATGATGCACATGACCTTCTTTTGGGGCCAGCGGGCCGCGATCCTCTTCTCCGGCTGGCCCGGCGACCGCGGCCTCGGTATGTATCTCCTCGCCCTCGCCTTCGTCCTCGTCCTCGCCGTCCTCGAGGAAGCCCTCTCCGCCGCCTCCCAGAGGTTCTCCTGGAGGCAAGCCTCCGGCGGGGGGAGCCGCGGGCCGGCCGAGGCGCTGCTTCTGACCGCGCTGCACGCCGTGCGCCTGGGGCTGGCCTACCTGGTCATGCTCGCGCTCATGTCGTTCAACGGTGGAGTATTCTTGGCGGCCGTCGTCGGGCACGCGATTGGATTCCTCTTCACTCGGAGCGGACTCCTGGAGCGGCAGGCGGCCAGATCTGGAAACGCCCAGCAACCTCCTTCCGCCAAG GCTGTTACCTATCTACATtatgaatttttgaattctcctGCCATCAGTTCAAGACCTGCTTCCACTGAAAGAGAGAAGCTGGTCAATAGTTCCATTCATGGGGAAGGGAGTTCATGGGAGTACTAA